The sequence CAAAGACCAACATCTACCAAAGTGCCAGAGAGGAACGTCGAAAGTGGAACTTATACCCGTGATCGACCTGATGGGAGGTGCGGTGGTCCACGCACGGCGCGGCGCCCGCGACGCCTACCGCCCGATCGCGACGCCGCTGGCCGCCGGCGCGGCGCCACAGGACGTGGTCGATGGCCTTTTGGCGCTCGGCGCCTTCCGCACGCTCTACATCGCCGATCTCGACGCGATTACCGGTCGGGGCGGGCATGACGCCACCTTGCGCATGCTTGTCGAACGCCACCCCTCCCTTGCCCTTTGGGTCGATGCCGGCGAAGCCTCGCCCGCCGCGCTTGCCCGGCGGATGCGCCACGGCCCCGGCCGGCCGGTGATCGGCAGCGAGAGTTTGCGCGATACCGGCGCCGCGCAGGCGGCACTGGCGAGCGGCGCCGGGCTGCTCTCGCTCGACTACGGGCCGGAAGGCCCGCGCGGGCCGTCCGAACTGCACGCGGACGCCGGCCTTTGGCCTGACGCGGTGATCGTGATGACGCTGGCGCGGGTCGGCGCCGGGCAGGGGCCGGATCTGGAGCGCCTCGCCGCCATTCTCGCCCGGGCTGAGGGCCGGCGGGTCTACGCAGCCGGTGGGGTGCGCGACGCGGGCGATCTTCATCGTCTGGCCGAACTCGGCGTCGCCGGCGTACTGCTGGCGAGCGCGCTGCATGACGGGCGGCTGTCGCGTGCGGATATCGCGGCGTTCATGGGGTGAGCAGCGCCTGCGCGAACAGCGTCGCCACGGTGAGATCGGCGCTGGTGCCCGGGTTGAGGCCGCTCGCCTTCAGGCTGGCGTCGAAGGCGTGAAGCGGCGCGCGACGTATCCCTGCGGGGGCGCGGAAATCGACGGTGCCCGCGACCTCGGCCGCCTCCGCCCGCACCTGTTCGGCGGTGGCGTCGCCGAATTTGCGGGCGATATGGCTGTCGGGGAAGGCGGCCATGAAGGCGAGATGCACCGCCTCGGTGCGGGCTTCCGGCTCGACGGCGCCCAGCGCGGCGAGACGGGCGAGGCCGATGTCGAACATATCCGCGAAGCCGCTGACATATTGCCGGGCGATGCGGTCTCGGTCGGCGGCTTCCGCCATCGCCTCGCGCAGGCCGATCCGGGCCGGCGCGGCGACATCGTGTGCGCCAGAACGGCCGAGCCCGCCGGGATTGGCGGCGGCGATGGCGCGGAAGGCGGCCTGCGCGTCGGTGATGTCGAGACCGGCCAGCACCGTCTCAAGGTTCGGCCGCAGCGGGCCGGGCCGTTCCGCTGCCGCCGCCAGCGGGGCGCAGAGGAGGATGATGCCGAGATTGGTGTTGAGCCCCGTGACGGCCCATGAGGCCGCCACCGCGCTCTCGATCCGCTTCCCCACACGGGCGCCCGGCGCGGCGAGAAAGGGCGCCGCCGCTTCGGCCGCACGTTCAAAATGCGCGACCTCCATGCCGTGACCGGCGCTGAAACGGTGGACATTGCCGGCTTTCAGCGCGTCGAGTTCGGCATGGCAGGCCGCGCGGAAGGCGGCGGCGATAGCCTCGGCGGTCATGCCGCCACCGTCACCGCCAGAGCGCCGGCGAGATGGCGGGCCAGAGCCGCCGCGATGTCGAGCCCCGTTGCCTGCTGCAAGCCCTTCCAGGCCGGCATGGAATTGACCTCCAGCACCTGAAGCCGGCCTTGCGCGTCCTCGATTAAATCGACACCGGCATAATCGGCGCCGACCGCCGCCGTGGCGCGGATGGCGAGATCATGCGCGCGGGCGTCCAACGGTGCCGGCACGCCGACGGCGCCCTGATGGATATTGGTGATCCAGCCCGGGGAGCGGCGCAGCATGGCCCCGGCCACCGTCCCGCCGATGACGAAGACCCGCCAGTCCTGGTAGCTCTCGGCGGTGGGGGCGGCGACGAAATCCTGCAGATAGTAAAGGCCGCCGACTTTGTCCGGCTCGGGCAGCAGGGTGCGCGGGGAGAGCCGGCGGATGCCGCGCCCCTGCGCCCCGAACAGCGGTTTGAGCACCATGTCGCCCGGCGCCTCGTCCAGCAGCGCCTGCATCGCCGCCCGGTCCTCGCCGACGAAGCTGCGCGGCGTCGGCAGGCCGGCCCGGGCGATGAGGAAGCTGGTCATCGACTTGTCGACGCAGCGCTCGATGGCGCGGGCGTCGTTCATCACCTTGACCCCGAGCGCGGAGAGCGCGTGCAGCAGCCCCAGCCGCGCGGTGATCTGCTCGGTCGAGCCCTTGGCGATGAGACGCACGAAGGCCGCGGCCGGCAGCGCGTCGCCGAGACCCGGCAGCACCAGCCCATGCGTGGTGGCGCCAATGGCGAAGCCGCACTCATTGAGCGAGAGCACCAGCACGTCGAGCCCCTCGCGCTCGATCGCTGCCTTAAGCCGGCGCGTGTGCCAGTCGGCATCCTCGGTGAAGATGACGACCGTGTCGGAGCGTTCCACGCTCATGCGAAGGAGCGCTCCAGAATATCGTCGTGGAAGGCGCCGAAAGTGAAGCTGCGGCCGGTTTCCAGCGCCGTCACGGTGACGCGGGCAGGGCTGAACAGCATCGGGTCCATGGCGTAGAAATCGCCCTTATAGGCGGTGAAGATTTCCGCGAAGGTACGGCCATGGTCGCGCGAGGAGGAACTGGGCAGGCCTTCCGCCAGAGCGCGGGCCTCGTCCTCCGGCCCGGTGACGAAGAGCTGCACATCGCCGCCATAGAGCGTGGCGTCATTGGTGCGGCCCATGGCGGCGACGAAATCGGGCGCCGGCGGCGGCAGGGGCGAGGCGCCGATACCGTCTACCACCCGGTCGAGCGGGAAATGCAGCGCATGCGTCTTGTGCAGCGCCACTTCCAGCACACGGGCGACGATCTGCACCGTGCCGGCGAGGCTCGACGTGGGGGTGAGAATGAGGGTGAGTTTTTCCGGCGCGATGCCGCATTCCTCGGCGATGCGCGCCACCAGCACGTCGGGCGGCAGCTTGTCGACTTCCAGCACGAGACAGGCATGATCGGCCCGGTCGCGATAGCCGAGTTCCTCAAACAGCTTCTCCTTCGCCCACAAGGCGCGGCCGGGGCCGGAGCCAAGGGCGAAGAAGTCGCCTTCCGCCAGGCTCCAGCCGGCATATTGGCTGCCGAGGCAGGCGATGACCGGATCGGCCGTCGTCACGGTCACCATCGTGCCCCAGCGCGGAAATCGCCCGCTGGTGGCAAGGCCGACCGCGCCGAGGCCGCCGAGGCAGATTTCGGCGATGCGCCGTCCGGCTTCCAGCCCGCCGCGCGCGCTGATGCCGGCATCGACGATGCGGGCGCCGCAGGGGCTTCGGCTGATGTCGAGCCGCAACGGGGCGGCGTTGGCGATGAGAGCGTCGACGAGGGGCGCCGATAGCGCCGCAACGCTCGGCCTCGGCTCGGTCTGAGGGGCGTTCGCCATGGGAGAGTTACTCCGCAACTGCGCGGCTGGCCATGCTCAGCGCGCGCGAAAGAAGATCCATGCGCCGCGCCAGAAGAGCGCGGGCGTCGGCAAGATCGCGACCGGTCGCGTGCACCGTGCAGACGGGTTCGCCCGCCGC is a genomic window of Ancylobacter sp. IITR112 containing:
- a CDS encoding RimK family alpha-L-glutamate ligase, with the protein product MSVERSDTVVIFTEDADWHTRRLKAAIEREGLDVLVLSLNECGFAIGATTHGLVLPGLGDALPAAAFVRLIAKGSTEQITARLGLLHALSALGVKVMNDARAIERCVDKSMTSFLIARAGLPTPRSFVGEDRAAMQALLDEAPGDMVLKPLFGAQGRGIRRLSPRTLLPEPDKVGGLYYLQDFVAAPTAESYQDWRVFVIGGTVAGAMLRRSPGWITNIHQGAVGVPAPLDARAHDLAIRATAAVGADYAGVDLIEDAQGRLQVLEVNSMPAWKGLQQATGLDIAAALARHLAGALAVTVAA
- a CDS encoding triphosphoribosyl-dephospho-CoA synthase; this encodes MTAEAIAAAFRAACHAELDALKAGNVHRFSAGHGMEVAHFERAAEAAAPFLAAPGARVGKRIESAVAASWAVTGLNTNLGIILLCAPLAAAAERPGPLRPNLETVLAGLDITDAQAAFRAIAAANPGGLGRSGAHDVAAPARIGLREAMAEAADRDRIARQYVSGFADMFDIGLARLAALGAVEPEARTEAVHLAFMAAFPDSHIARKFGDATAEQVRAEAAEVAGTVDFRAPAGIRRAPLHAFDASLKASGLNPGTSADLTVATLFAQALLTP
- a CDS encoding HisA/HisF-related TIM barrel protein; this translates as MELIPVIDLMGGAVVHARRGARDAYRPIATPLAAGAAPQDVVDGLLALGAFRTLYIADLDAITGRGGHDATLRMLVERHPSLALWVDAGEASPAALARRMRHGPGRPVIGSESLRDTGAAQAALASGAGLLSLDYGPEGPRGPSELHADAGLWPDAVIVMTLARVGAGQGPDLERLAAILARAEGRRVYAAGGVRDAGDLHRLAELGVAGVLLASALHDGRLSRADIAAFMG
- the mch gene encoding methenyltetrahydromethanopterin cyclohydrolase, giving the protein MANAPQTEPRPSVAALSAPLVDALIANAAPLRLDISRSPCGARIVDAGISARGGLEAGRRIAEICLGGLGAVGLATSGRFPRWGTMVTVTTADPVIACLGSQYAGWSLAEGDFFALGSGPGRALWAKEKLFEELGYRDRADHACLVLEVDKLPPDVLVARIAEECGIAPEKLTLILTPTSSLAGTVQIVARVLEVALHKTHALHFPLDRVVDGIGASPLPPPAPDFVAAMGRTNDATLYGGDVQLFVTGPEDEARALAEGLPSSSSRDHGRTFAEIFTAYKGDFYAMDPMLFSPARVTVTALETGRSFTFGAFHDDILERSFA